A genome region from Baekduia alba includes the following:
- a CDS encoding pyridoxamine 5'-phosphate oxidase family protein encodes MTARTPIETVNLATLYDEPEMPWSRAVEALGEGSLGPDTVAFLGTVGADGRPHSAGVGVVVLDTEVHFTSGTKAYKSSHLAEDPRATVSLRLDGIDLVLEGTAAKVAERDTLERAAQLYAAGGWPASVDAEAPALIAPYSAQSAGPGPWALYRFTVDKAIGVGLRPPHGASRWVFSA; translated from the coding sequence ATGACCGCTCGCACCCCGATCGAGACCGTCAACCTCGCCACCCTGTACGACGAGCCCGAGATGCCGTGGAGTCGCGCTGTCGAAGCGCTCGGCGAAGGCTCGCTCGGCCCGGACACGGTGGCCTTCCTCGGGACGGTGGGTGCCGACGGGCGGCCGCACTCCGCCGGTGTCGGGGTCGTGGTGCTCGACACGGAGGTCCACTTCACCAGTGGGACCAAGGCCTACAAGTCGAGTCATCTCGCGGAGGATCCGCGGGCGACGGTGTCGCTGCGGCTCGACGGGATCGACCTCGTCCTGGAGGGCACGGCGGCCAAGGTGGCCGAGCGGGACACGTTGGAGCGTGCCGCGCAGCTCTACGCCGCGGGCGGCTGGCCGGCGAGCGTCGACGCGGAGGCGCCCGCGCTGATCGCGCCCTACTCCGCCCAGAGCGCGGGGCCCGGGCCGTGGGCGCTCTACCGGTTCACCGTCGACAAGGCGATCGGCGTGGGTCTGCGACCGCCGCACGGCGCGAGCCGCTGGGTCTTCTCGGCCTGA
- a CDS encoding NAD(P)-dependent oxidoreductase — translation MSAPVVAWIPSSTRRDELGVASGSEGRSRIERTLPENIILVDEPRRDVRFAVPQWGIEFDPAQLPNLEVVQVRSAGVDWIVDKVPAHVTLCGARGTRDRAMAEWVVAALLADLKGVRPFAEAQAARRWKRLDIGDLANMKVLILGFGASGREARQLLEPFGTEVRGVARRKHLDNYTLDDLPALLPWADALVNLLPLTDATRHIVDADTLALLPDGALYINVGRGPTTDTDALLAELQAGRLRAVLDVVEPEPLPEDHPLWEAPGVLLSPHVAGDTASSDRAAWDLVAEQLRRFAAGEPLLNVVADGY, via the coding sequence ATGAGCGCCCCTGTCGTCGCCTGGATCCCGTCTTCGACCCGCCGCGACGAGCTCGGCGTGGCGTCGGGCAGCGAAGGGCGGTCGCGGATCGAGCGGACGCTGCCCGAGAACATCATCTTGGTCGACGAGCCGCGCCGGGACGTCCGGTTCGCCGTCCCGCAGTGGGGCATCGAGTTCGACCCGGCCCAGCTCCCGAACCTCGAGGTCGTGCAGGTGCGCTCGGCCGGCGTCGACTGGATCGTCGACAAGGTCCCGGCGCACGTCACGCTCTGCGGTGCGCGCGGGACGCGGGATCGGGCGATGGCCGAGTGGGTCGTCGCGGCGCTGCTCGCCGACCTCAAGGGCGTCCGGCCGTTCGCCGAGGCCCAGGCGGCGCGGCGGTGGAAGCGGCTCGACATCGGCGACCTGGCCAACATGAAGGTGTTGATCCTCGGCTTCGGCGCGTCCGGGCGTGAGGCCAGGCAGCTCCTCGAGCCGTTCGGCACCGAGGTCCGCGGCGTCGCCCGGCGCAAGCACCTCGACAACTACACCCTGGACGACCTCCCGGCTCTGCTGCCCTGGGCCGACGCCCTCGTCAACCTCCTGCCGCTCACCGACGCGACGCGCCACATCGTTGACGCCGACACGCTCGCCCTGCTCCCCGACGGCGCGTTGTACATCAACGTGGGTCGCGGGCCGACGACCGACACCGACGCCCTGCTCGCCGAGCTCCAGGCCGGCCGGCTGCGCGCGGTCCTGGACGTCGTCGAGCCCGAGCCGCTTCCCGAGGACCATCCGCTGTGGGAGGCTCCCGGCGTGCTGCTCAGCCCCCACGTCGCCGGTGACACCGCCTCCTCGGACCGCGCGGCCTGGGACCTCGTCGCCGAGCAGCTGCGGCGCTTCGCCGCCGGCGAGCCGCTGCTCAACGTCGTCGCCGACGGGTACTAG
- a CDS encoding thiamine pyrophosphate-binding protein: MPTGGDELVAALERAGVDTVFGLPGVHNLPAWEALRTSPIRLVGVRHEQAAVYAADGYARATGKVGVALVTTGPGAANTLGATGEAWASGSPVVVIATDIPTSLKRRGIVGGALHEAEDQQRLFSTLTKQTFRLDAPGDVERAVNTAYEAPRGPVFVEIPTDRLSAVGPTWDVGEFAPDVVEDEPEGVQQALELLAGTWKPLIVAGGGAIDAGPEVAELARRLGAPVLTTYSARGLLGRDDPRAVDLPPHLPAIGELWDEADVLIAIGTDLDGMNTMNWRLPRPPNVVAVNVDPADASKNYLPDVVVAGDAALGARALAAGLPPAGADVWASVVTARRRARGAVRGDHPQEIAFLETFARVVGDDVNVVADMCIPGYWLAAMYQPAGPRRFQYPMGWGTLGYAFPAALGAAIAGPTLSVSGDGGFLFACGELATAKQERLPLTALVVDDGGYGMLRFDQRHSGTETYGVDLETPDFVRLADAFGIRATAVDGLSDDFGTTLASHLADPEPTLLVARAALTPPPTTSPRWHRQGPPTWADPLAGLGG; this comes from the coding sequence ATGCCGACAGGCGGCGACGAGCTGGTCGCGGCGCTCGAGCGCGCGGGCGTCGACACGGTCTTCGGCCTCCCCGGCGTGCACAACCTCCCGGCCTGGGAGGCGCTGCGCACCTCGCCGATCCGGCTCGTCGGCGTCCGCCACGAGCAGGCCGCGGTCTACGCGGCCGACGGCTACGCGCGGGCGACCGGCAAGGTCGGCGTCGCGCTCGTCACCACCGGTCCCGGCGCTGCGAACACCCTCGGCGCGACCGGCGAGGCGTGGGCGTCGGGCTCGCCCGTCGTCGTCATCGCCACCGACATCCCGACGTCGCTCAAGCGCCGTGGCATCGTCGGCGGCGCGCTGCACGAGGCGGAAGACCAGCAACGGCTCTTCAGCACCCTCACCAAGCAGACGTTCCGGCTCGACGCGCCCGGCGACGTCGAGCGCGCCGTCAACACCGCCTACGAGGCCCCGCGGGGCCCGGTCTTCGTCGAGATCCCCACCGACCGGCTCTCCGCCGTCGGCCCGACCTGGGACGTGGGCGAGTTCGCGCCCGACGTCGTCGAGGACGAGCCCGAAGGCGTACAACAAGCCCTCGAGCTCCTGGCCGGGACCTGGAAGCCGCTGATCGTCGCCGGCGGCGGCGCGATCGACGCCGGCCCGGAGGTCGCCGAGCTGGCCCGCCGCCTCGGCGCGCCCGTCCTGACCACGTACTCCGCGCGTGGGCTGCTCGGCCGCGACGACCCGCGCGCCGTCGACCTCCCGCCGCACCTGCCGGCGATCGGCGAGCTGTGGGACGAGGCGGACGTCCTGATCGCCATCGGCACCGACCTCGACGGCATGAACACCATGAACTGGCGGCTGCCGCGCCCGCCCAACGTGGTCGCCGTCAACGTCGACCCGGCCGACGCGAGCAAGAACTACCTGCCGGACGTCGTCGTCGCGGGCGACGCGGCCCTCGGCGCGCGCGCCCTCGCCGCCGGGCTGCCGCCGGCCGGCGCCGACGTCTGGGCCTCCGTGGTCACCGCCCGCCGCCGCGCCCGCGGCGCGGTGCGCGGCGACCACCCGCAGGAGATCGCGTTCCTGGAGACGTTCGCGCGCGTTGTAGGGGATGACGTGAACGTGGTCGCCGACATGTGCATCCCGGGCTACTGGCTCGCCGCGATGTACCAGCCGGCCGGCCCGCGGCGCTTCCAGTACCCGATGGGCTGGGGCACGCTCGGCTACGCGTTCCCGGCCGCGCTGGGCGCCGCGATCGCCGGCCCGACGCTGAGCGTCTCCGGCGACGGCGGCTTCCTGTTCGCCTGCGGCGAGCTCGCGACCGCCAAGCAGGAGCGCCTGCCGCTCACCGCGCTGGTCGTCGACGACGGCGGGTACGGGATGCTGCGCTTCGACCAGCGCCACTCGGGCACCGAGACCTACGGCGTCGACCTCGAGACACCGGACTTCGTCCGCCTCGCCGACGCCTTCGGGATCCGCGCGACCGCGGTCGACGGCCTCTCCGACGACTTCGGCACCACGCTCGCCTCCCACCTCGCCGACCCGGAGCCGACGCTGCTCGTCGCCCGCGCGGCCCTCACGCCACCGCCGACGACCTCGCCCCGCTGGCACCGCCAGGGCCCGCCGACCTGGGCCGACCCGCTCGCCGGCCTGGGCGGTTAG
- a CDS encoding diguanylate cyclase domain-containing protein, with protein sequence MSAPELEGLAAIIAVDARADGLPISWVSPGFELLTGYGAGEVLGRNPKLLQGPDTDPRSISLLTEAIAAGRDAYVTLLNYRADGTPFWNEVAIAPERDGASGEIVRWLGTQRDVTDRMRVSARLHELAYFDTLTGLANRAALHDELRSAMHRARVHESEIALLAIDLDDFRRVNEKWGHQAGDALLRVAADRLRSVVRPQDLLARVGGDEFSLLLKDLPPGEGERVAKELAARILTAVRDEPHVVGDLRLETRVSIGIGLYRQGTTTSASDLVHDADIAVESAKSSGKDTVRVHRAVSGEAVLVPDDAFDPASAGDELGRVLADGGAGVAAVYQPIVELASGEVVGYEALARGPEGSSLHRPDRLFAAAAAAGRVVELEWACRAAAVRGALDAGLGKGASLFLNTEPAVIDAPAPPELEALWSQAQRELALVVEITERAITARPAELARVIGDQRAAGHVVALDDVGADVRSLALLSLIDPDVIKLDLSLVQDRPSTDQAAIVSAVAAERERTGARILAEGIENDEHERVARALGATLGQGWKFGRPGPLVAPLPVSRVRATAAVMPRPPGDTPFAVVEAARGAQAVAEATKALLLPISHHLEHRAQRIGEGAVILSAFQDAARFTPATRRRYESLARRASLVAAFGVGLPAEPIHGVRGADLAPDDALAGEWSVVVLGPHFAGALVARDLGDADVPDRDRRFAFAMVYDRPLVIAAAQTLVARIAPHEITVRRR encoded by the coding sequence GTGTCCGCCCCAGAGCTGGAAGGTCTCGCGGCGATCATCGCCGTCGACGCCCGCGCCGACGGCCTGCCGATCAGCTGGGTGAGCCCGGGCTTCGAGCTGCTCACCGGCTACGGCGCGGGCGAGGTGCTCGGGCGCAACCCGAAGCTGCTGCAGGGGCCGGACACCGACCCGCGCTCGATCTCGCTGCTGACCGAGGCCATCGCCGCCGGCCGCGACGCCTACGTCACGCTGCTGAACTACCGCGCGGACGGGACGCCCTTCTGGAACGAGGTCGCGATCGCGCCGGAGCGAGACGGCGCGTCGGGCGAGATCGTCCGCTGGCTCGGCACCCAGCGCGACGTCACCGACCGCATGCGCGTGTCGGCCCGGCTGCACGAGCTGGCCTACTTCGACACGCTCACCGGGTTGGCCAACCGCGCGGCGCTGCACGACGAGCTGCGCTCCGCGATGCACCGCGCGCGCGTGCACGAGAGCGAGATCGCGCTGCTGGCCATCGACCTCGACGACTTCCGGCGCGTCAACGAGAAGTGGGGCCATCAGGCCGGCGACGCGCTGCTGCGGGTGGCGGCCGACAGGCTGCGGTCGGTCGTCCGGCCCCAGGATCTGCTCGCCCGGGTCGGCGGCGACGAGTTCTCGCTGTTGTTGAAGGACCTGCCGCCCGGCGAGGGCGAGCGCGTCGCCAAGGAGCTGGCCGCCCGGATCCTCACCGCGGTCCGCGACGAGCCACACGTCGTCGGCGACCTGCGGCTGGAGACGCGGGTCTCGATCGGGATCGGCCTGTACCGGCAGGGGACGACGACCAGCGCGTCGGACCTCGTGCACGACGCCGACATCGCGGTCGAGTCCGCGAAGTCGTCGGGCAAGGACACGGTCCGGGTGCACCGCGCGGTGTCGGGCGAGGCCGTGCTCGTCCCCGACGACGCGTTCGACCCCGCCTCGGCGGGCGACGAGCTGGGGCGTGTGCTCGCCGACGGCGGCGCCGGCGTCGCGGCGGTCTACCAGCCGATCGTCGAGCTGGCGTCCGGCGAGGTCGTCGGCTATGAGGCGCTGGCGCGCGGGCCCGAGGGCTCGTCGCTGCACCGGCCCGACCGGCTGTTCGCGGCGGCCGCCGCGGCCGGCCGCGTCGTGGAGCTGGAGTGGGCGTGCCGCGCGGCAGCGGTGCGCGGCGCGCTCGATGCCGGCCTGGGCAAGGGCGCGTCGCTGTTCCTCAACACCGAGCCGGCGGTGATCGACGCGCCTGCGCCGCCGGAGCTGGAGGCGCTGTGGTCGCAGGCCCAGCGCGAGCTCGCGCTGGTGGTGGAGATCACCGAGCGGGCGATCACGGCGCGGCCGGCCGAGCTGGCGCGCGTGATCGGCGACCAGCGGGCCGCCGGGCACGTCGTCGCGCTGGACGACGTCGGCGCCGACGTCCGCTCGCTGGCGTTGTTGTCGTTGATCGATCCCGACGTCATCAAGTTGGACCTGAGCCTGGTCCAGGACCGGCCCTCCACCGACCAGGCGGCGATCGTCAGCGCCGTGGCCGCCGAGCGCGAGCGGACCGGCGCGCGGATCCTGGCCGAGGGCATCGAGAACGACGAGCACGAGCGGGTGGCGCGCGCGCTGGGCGCGACGCTCGGGCAGGGCTGGAAGTTCGGCCGGCCGGGGCCGCTGGTGGCGCCGCTGCCGGTGTCGCGCGTGCGGGCGACGGCCGCCGTCATGCCGCGCCCGCCCGGCGACACGCCGTTCGCGGTGGTCGAGGCGGCGCGCGGCGCGCAGGCCGTGGCCGAGGCGACCAAGGCCCTGCTGCTGCCCATCAGCCACCACCTGGAGCATCGCGCGCAGCGCATCGGCGAGGGCGCGGTGATCCTGTCCGCCTTCCAGGACGCGGCGCGCTTCACGCCCGCGACGCGGCGGCGCTACGAGTCCCTGGCCCGCCGCGCGTCGCTGGTGGCGGCGTTCGGCGTCGGGCTGCCCGCCGAGCCGATCCACGGCGTCCGCGGCGCCGACCTGGCGCCCGACGACGCGCTGGCCGGCGAGTGGTCGGTCGTCGTCCTGGGCCCCCACTTCGCGGGCGCGCTGGTCGCCCGCGACCTCGGCGACGCCGACGTGCCCGACCGCGACCGCCGCTTCGCGTTCGCGATGGTCTACGACCGCCCGCTGGTGATCGCGGCGGCGCAGACGCTGGTGGCGCGCATCGCGCCGCACGAGATCACGGTGCGGCGGAGATGA
- a CDS encoding aldehyde dehydrogenase family protein, giving the protein MPVAERLVSTNPADLEDVIYQGDGADVDTFVAAARAAKAAQPAWAATPAPRRGRAIQQIGRIVEANKESLARLVTREIGKPYAEALGEVQEIVDTCDFFLGEGRRLYGQTVPSEMPDKQLFTFRVPVGVAAIVTAGNFPVAVPSWYLVPALLCGNTVVWKPADYTPALGEALGALFQAGGLPEGVLTVVQADGPTTFAGLEQALELGLVDKVGFTGSSAVGREIGALCGRHLQSPCLELGGKNPMVVTPDADVDLAVQGALFGGFGTAGQRCTSLGTAIVHRDVYDAFLSRLTAAVEGAAIGDPREDVLYGPLIDEKFLTRFVDDHLALVRDHHALSGSTGVGRITDDNPRAGFVGDHRRGLFVHPTIVAGVRIDDDIANTETFGPLVGVARYEDFDEAIAFANGHGYGLSSAIYTNDPTSALRFRERVSAGMVSVNNSTSGAEAHLPFGGNGRSGNGSRQSGVWVLDQFTRWQSMNWDYAGKLQKAQMDVEDVAADLDFRLGG; this is encoded by the coding sequence ATGCCCGTTGCCGAACGTCTCGTGTCCACGAACCCCGCCGATCTCGAGGACGTGATCTACCAGGGCGACGGCGCGGATGTCGACACGTTCGTGGCCGCGGCGCGGGCCGCGAAGGCCGCTCAGCCGGCGTGGGCCGCGACGCCGGCGCCCCGGCGCGGGCGCGCGATCCAGCAGATCGGCCGGATCGTCGAGGCCAACAAGGAGTCGCTCGCGCGGCTCGTCACGCGCGAGATCGGCAAGCCCTACGCCGAGGCGCTGGGCGAGGTCCAGGAGATCGTCGACACGTGCGACTTCTTCCTCGGCGAGGGCCGGCGGCTGTACGGCCAGACGGTCCCGAGCGAGATGCCCGACAAGCAGCTGTTCACCTTCCGGGTCCCGGTCGGCGTCGCGGCGATCGTCACCGCCGGCAACTTCCCGGTCGCGGTGCCGTCCTGGTACCTCGTCCCGGCGCTGCTGTGCGGCAACACGGTGGTGTGGAAGCCGGCCGACTACACGCCGGCGCTGGGCGAGGCGCTCGGCGCGCTGTTCCAGGCCGGCGGCCTGCCCGAGGGCGTCCTGACCGTGGTCCAGGCCGACGGCCCGACGACGTTCGCCGGCCTCGAGCAGGCGCTGGAGCTCGGGCTGGTCGACAAGGTCGGCTTCACCGGCTCGTCGGCGGTCGGGCGCGAGATCGGCGCGCTCTGCGGGCGCCACCTGCAGTCGCCGTGCCTGGAGCTCGGCGGCAAGAACCCCATGGTGGTCACGCCCGACGCCGACGTCGACCTCGCCGTCCAGGGCGCGCTGTTCGGAGGCTTCGGGACCGCGGGGCAGCGCTGCACGTCGCTGGGCACGGCGATCGTGCACCGCGACGTCTACGACGCCTTCCTGTCGCGGCTGACCGCCGCCGTCGAGGGCGCGGCGATCGGCGACCCGCGCGAGGACGTCCTGTACGGCCCGCTGATCGACGAGAAGTTCCTGACGCGCTTCGTCGACGACCACCTCGCGCTCGTGCGCGACCACCACGCGCTCAGCGGCTCGACCGGCGTCGGGCGGATCACCGACGACAACCCGCGCGCCGGGTTCGTCGGCGACCACCGCCGCGGGCTGTTCGTCCACCCCACGATCGTCGCCGGCGTCCGGATCGACGACGACATCGCCAACACCGAGACGTTCGGCCCGCTCGTCGGCGTCGCGCGGTACGAGGACTTCGACGAGGCGATCGCCTTCGCCAACGGCCACGGCTACGGGCTGTCGTCGGCGATCTACACCAACGACCCGACCAGCGCGCTGCGCTTCCGCGAGCGCGTGAGCGCCGGGATGGTGTCCGTCAACAACTCGACCTCCGGCGCCGAGGCGCACCTGCCGTTCGGCGGCAACGGCCGCTCGGGCAACGGCTCGCGCCAGTCCGGCGTGTGGGTCCTGGACCAGTTCACGCGCTGGCAGTCCATGAACTGGGACTACGCGGGCAAGCTCCAGAAGGCGCAGATGGACGTCGAGGACGTCGCCGCCGATCTGGACTTCCGGCTCGGCGGGTAG
- a CDS encoding Ig-like domain-containing protein, which translates to MRLPKILFLVAALAAFALPAASAQAAEPGVNAASPSHDAVAEALATGAKSVRLFVSWAEMAPTGPGDYPDNNGRSATYDAAIQQLNAAGAKPLFVVLNTPQWANGVADQLVPPNDPQTYADFMKAFAAHNKGVGSVAGYEVWNEPDEAQFWHPGPDAGRYAALLKATYAGVKAGDPGATVVAGPTTGNNYQWIQGLYNNGAGSSFDVVAVHTDTACLDRGPDAFYREDGKLARYTFLGYRTVHDVMAANGDGGKPIWMSELGWSSTGGGPTSCTRGEWTGKKPSGVSEADQATYLTQAYGCLANDPYVQKADWFTLRDTTGNGVDELNHYGLLRTSGAGKPALNAFRAVTAANGGGAATCGDFDAPSIRIVKPTPGQQFVDKLDLSAAASDGGVGIARITFTYDNQPAEIRNFTDSLVNNAPVGLAPWQGSGKLALGPHTITVTALDKNGNTSTANVQVTKVALSALKSTLTPAVKLKTKKVKCKKRVCTVAGSMSRAAAAAKLGSVPSLGGKVAVEWQFRNKKGKWRKLVGGLKPANKPFAFKAKMKFKGKWRVRVVYQGQAPWKKTSSKWLTFKVK; encoded by the coding sequence ATGAGACTCCCCAAGATCCTCTTCCTCGTCGCCGCGCTCGCGGCCTTCGCTCTGCCGGCCGCGTCGGCCCAGGCCGCCGAGCCCGGCGTCAACGCCGCGTCGCCCAGCCACGACGCCGTCGCCGAGGCGCTCGCCACCGGCGCCAAGTCCGTCCGCCTCTTCGTCTCCTGGGCCGAGATGGCGCCGACGGGCCCCGGCGACTACCCGGACAACAACGGCCGCTCGGCGACCTACGACGCCGCGATCCAGCAGCTCAACGCCGCCGGCGCGAAGCCGCTGTTCGTGGTGCTCAACACGCCGCAGTGGGCCAACGGCGTCGCCGACCAGCTCGTGCCGCCGAACGATCCGCAGACCTACGCAGACTTCATGAAGGCCTTCGCCGCCCACAACAAGGGCGTCGGCAGCGTCGCCGGCTACGAGGTCTGGAACGAGCCCGACGAGGCCCAGTTCTGGCACCCGGGCCCAGACGCCGGCCGCTACGCCGCGCTGCTGAAGGCCACCTACGCGGGCGTCAAGGCCGGCGACCCCGGCGCGACCGTCGTCGCGGGCCCGACCACCGGCAACAACTACCAGTGGATCCAGGGCCTCTACAACAACGGCGCCGGCTCCAGCTTCGACGTGGTCGCGGTGCACACCGACACGGCGTGCCTGGACCGCGGGCCGGACGCGTTCTACCGCGAGGACGGCAAGCTCGCGCGCTACACGTTCCTCGGCTACCGGACCGTGCACGACGTGATGGCGGCCAACGGCGACGGCGGCAAGCCGATCTGGATGAGCGAGCTCGGCTGGTCCTCGACCGGCGGCGGCCCGACGTCCTGCACCCGCGGCGAGTGGACGGGCAAGAAGCCGTCCGGGGTCAGCGAGGCCGACCAGGCGACGTACCTGACCCAGGCCTACGGGTGCCTGGCCAACGACCCCTATGTGCAGAAGGCCGACTGGTTCACGCTGCGCGACACGACCGGCAACGGCGTCGACGAGCTCAACCACTACGGGTTGCTCCGCACCAGCGGAGCGGGGAAGCCCGCGCTGAACGCGTTCCGCGCGGTGACGGCGGCCAACGGCGGCGGTGCCGCGACCTGCGGCGACTTCGACGCGCCGTCGATCCGGATCGTCAAGCCGACGCCCGGACAGCAGTTCGTGGACAAGCTCGACCTCAGCGCCGCCGCGAGCGACGGCGGGGTCGGCATCGCCCGGATCACGTTCACCTACGACAACCAGCCGGCCGAGATCCGCAACTTCACCGACAGCCTGGTCAACAACGCGCCGGTCGGCCTCGCGCCGTGGCAGGGCTCGGGCAAGCTCGCGCTCGGCCCGCACACGATCACGGTGACCGCGCTGGACAAGAACGGCAACACGTCGACCGCCAACGTCCAGGTGACGAAGGTCGCGCTGAGCGCGCTGAAGTCGACGCTGACGCCGGCGGTCAAGCTCAAGACCAAGAAGGTCAAGTGCAAGAAGCGCGTGTGCACGGTCGCCGGCTCGATGTCGCGCGCCGCGGCCGCCGCGAAGCTCGGCTCGGTGCCGTCGCTGGGCGGCAAGGTCGCCGTTGAGTGGCAGTTCCGCAACAAGAAGGGCAAGTGGCGCAAGCTGGTCGGCGGCCTCAAGCCCGCGAACAAGCCCTTCGCCTTCAAGGCCAAGATGAAGTTCAAGGGCAAGTGGCGCGTCCGCGTCGTCTACCAGGGCCAGGCGCCGTGGAAGAAGACGTCGTCGAAGTGGCTGACCTTCAAGGTCAAGTAG
- a CDS encoding FAD-dependent oxidoreductase, with product MASSAVVVGAGVLGSSVADRLARSGWAVTHVERLAPGHVRSGSGDESRLIRASHGADPLHAAMSRRALELWRELDPRLVAQAGVAWLARTADGWEAESERVLTELGIPNQRVDATDLFPSVRTDDLAFCLLEPEAGILHARVGVRALADRAVEAGAERVVAVARPDGARVALDDGRVLEADVVVWACGAWMPGLFGDVLSLRITQQDVFYFAADGQWATPGVPGWVDYDGAAYGLGDLDGRGVKVAPDVDGPPFDAQTGERRVHPEHERFARAYLAHRFPALAGAPLVGSRVCQYEITPDTWFVAAPHPEHDGRVWLLGGGSGHAFKHGPALAERLESWIAGTEPAEPRFGLGDRHRDTSLRTVGEL from the coding sequence ATGGCGTCATCTGCCGTTGTCGTGGGCGCGGGCGTGCTGGGCTCGTCGGTCGCCGACCGCCTGGCCCGCTCCGGCTGGGCCGTCACCCACGTCGAGCGGCTCGCGCCCGGGCACGTGCGTTCGGGCAGCGGCGACGAGTCGCGGCTGATCCGCGCCAGCCACGGCGCGGATCCGCTGCACGCCGCGATGTCGCGGCGCGCGCTGGAGCTGTGGCGCGAGCTGGACCCGCGGCTGGTCGCGCAGGCGGGCGTGGCGTGGCTGGCGCGCACCGCCGACGGCTGGGAGGCCGAGAGCGAGCGCGTCCTGACCGAGCTCGGCATCCCGAACCAGCGCGTCGACGCCACCGACCTGTTCCCGAGCGTCCGGACCGACGACCTCGCGTTCTGCCTGCTGGAGCCGGAGGCCGGGATCCTGCACGCGCGCGTCGGCGTGCGGGCGCTGGCGGATCGGGCGGTCGAGGCGGGCGCCGAGCGCGTCGTGGCGGTCGCCCGGCCCGACGGCGCGCGGGTCGCGCTCGACGACGGGCGCGTGCTGGAGGCCGACGTCGTCGTCTGGGCCTGCGGCGCCTGGATGCCCGGGCTGTTCGGCGACGTGCTGTCGCTGCGGATCACCCAGCAGGACGTCTTCTACTTCGCCGCCGACGGGCAGTGGGCGACGCCCGGCGTTCCCGGCTGGGTCGACTACGACGGCGCCGCCTACGGGCTCGGCGACCTCGACGGCCGCGGCGTGAAGGTCGCGCCCGACGTCGACGGCCCGCCGTTCGACGCGCAGACCGGCGAGCGCCGCGTGCATCCGGAGCACGAGCGCTTCGCGCGCGCCTATCTCGCGCATCGCTTCCCCGCGCTCGCGGGCGCGCCGCTGGTCGGCTCCCGCGTCTGCCAGTACGAGATCACGCCCGACACGTGGTTCGTCGCCGCGCCGCACCCCGAGCACGACGGCCGCGTCTGGCTGCTGGGCGGCGGCTCGGGCCACGCGTTCAAGCACGGGCCGGCGCTGGCCGAGCGCCTCGAGTCCTGGATCGCCGGGACCGAGCCCGCCGAGCCCCGCTTCGGCCTCGGCGATCGCCACCGCGACACGTCGCTGCGGACGGTCGGCGAGCTCTAG
- a CDS encoding dihydrofolate reductase family protein, translating to MTNTSSSSTKSPAVIADMAMSVDGFIATPDDQIDALTGWYFAGDTEVAPGLPFRTSGATAELLRDVMGRLGAIVGGRRYFDLANGWGGAHPTGAPVFIVTHSVPEGWENAAPSITFVTEGGIARAVELAKAAAGDKDVAIATPSTVRQCIDAGLLDEININIAPVLLGSGQRFFPGDDLETLGLSDPDVVVGTGVTHLRYRLKDRA from the coding sequence ATGACCAACACCAGCTCCTCCTCCACCAAGTCCCCCGCCGTCATCGCCGACATGGCGATGTCCGTCGACGGCTTCATCGCGACGCCCGACGACCAGATCGACGCGCTCACCGGCTGGTACTTCGCCGGCGACACCGAGGTCGCGCCCGGCCTCCCGTTCCGGACCTCCGGGGCGACGGCCGAGCTGCTGCGCGACGTGATGGGCCGCCTCGGCGCGATCGTCGGCGGCCGGCGCTACTTCGACCTCGCCAACGGCTGGGGCGGCGCGCACCCGACCGGGGCGCCCGTCTTCATCGTCACGCACAGCGTGCCCGAGGGGTGGGAGAACGCGGCGCCGTCGATCACCTTCGTCACCGAGGGCGGCATCGCGCGCGCCGTGGAGCTCGCCAAGGCGGCGGCCGGCGACAAGGACGTCGCGATCGCGACGCCCTCGACCGTGCGCCAGTGCATCGACGCCGGCCTCCTGGACGAGATCAACATCAACATCGCGCCGGTCCTGCTCGGCTCGGGGCAGCGCTTCTTCCCGGGCGACGACCTGGAGACGCTGGGCCTGAGCGACCCCGACGTCGTCGTCGGCACCGGCGTCACGCACCTGCGCTACCGGCTGAAGGACCGCGCGTAG